One genomic segment of Desmodus rotundus isolate HL8 chromosome 5, HLdesRot8A.1, whole genome shotgun sequence includes these proteins:
- the MPEG1 gene encoding macrophage-expressed gene 1 protein translates to MNSFRGAVFFWVVVTWAKMGKLLGETDEAGSQTCKSALKLPVLEVLPGGGWDNLRNVDMGQVMDLTYTNCRTTEDGHYIIPNEIFTIPRKQSNLEMNSEILESWVNYQSSTSNSINTELSSLFSKVNGKFSLDFQKMKTLQVKDQAVTTQVQVRNLIYTVKINPVSKLNWGFKKLLMDISDRLENNQTRMATYLAELVVLNYGTHVITSVDAGAVLIQEDHIRSSFLQDSQSSRSAVTASAGAVFFDVVNFKFEENYTSQNAFTKSYLSNRTNSRVQSIGGVPFYPGITLQTWQQGIANNLVAIDRTGLPLHFFINPDMLPDLPGPLVKKLSKTVETAVRRYYTFNTYPGCTDLSSPNFNFQANTDDGSCEGKMTNFSFGGVYQECTQLSGSGAVQACQNLQQKNPLTGDFSCPSGYSPVHLLTQIHEEGYNGLECVRKCTLLVFCKTVCEDVFRVAKAEFKAFWCVASDQVPEYSGLLFGGLFSGKSINPLTNAQSCPAGYFQLRLFESLKVCASQDYELGYRFSVPFGGFFSCVVGNPLVDSAISKDLGAPALKKCPGGFSQHLAFISDGCQVSYCVKSGLFTGGALPPARLPPYTRPPLMSQAATNTVMVTNTETSSSWIKDPQTNQWRLGEPVELRRAMKVMHGNGGLSGGEAAGVTLGVTTFLAVLIALVIYHTRKYKKRGYQVIEDERQGLAPGTAETGDTPDQEQGQCSA, encoded by the coding sequence ATGAACAGCTTTAGGGGTGCTGTGTTCTTCTGGGTAGTGGTAACATGGGCTAAAATGGGCAAACTTCTGGGAGAGACAGATGAGGCTGGATCTCAAACATGCAAGAGTGCCTTAAAACTACCAGTTCTGGAAGTCTTACCTGGAGGGGGCTGGGATAATCTGCGGAATGTGGACATGGGACAGGTGATGGACTTGACTTACACCAACTGCAGGACCACAGAGGATGGACACTACATCATCCCCAATGAAATCTTCACCATCCCCCGGAAACAGAGCAACCTGGAGATGAACTCAGAAATCCTGGAGTCCTGGGTGAATTACCAGAGCAGCACTTCCAACTCTATCAACACGGAGCTCTCCTCCCTTTTTTCCAAAGTCAACGGCAAGTTCTCCCTGGACTTCCAGAAGATGAAGACCCTTCAAGTGAAGGACCAAGCTGTAACCACTCAGGTTCAGGTAAGAAATCTGATCTACACAGTCAAAATCAATCCAGTTTCAAAACTAAACTGGGGGTTTAAGAAGCTGCTCATGGACATCTCTGACCGTCTGGAGAACAACCAGACGCGGATGGCCACCTACTTGGCAGAGCTAGTGGTCCTCAACTATGGCACCCACGTTATCACCAGTGTGGATGCTGGGGCTGTTCTCATCCAGGAGGACCACATCAGGTCCTCCTTCCTCCAGGACAGCCAGAGCAGCCGTAGTGCTGTGACTGCATCTGCTGGAGCTGTCTTTTTTGATGTCGTGAACTTCAAATTTGAGGAGAACTACACCTCACAGAATGCCTTCACCAAGAGCTACCTTTCCAACCGAACCAACTCCAGGGTGCAAAGCATTGGAGGGGTTCCTTTTTACCCAGGCATCACCCTCCAGACCTGGCAACAGGGCATCGCCAACAACCTGGTGGCCATAGACCGCACCGGCCTGCCTCTGCATTTCTTCATCAACCCCGATATGCTGCCTGACTTGCCAGGGCCCTTGGTGAAGAAGTTGTCTAAGACAGTGGAAACTGCTGTGAGACGCTACTACACCTTCAACACCTACCCTGGATGCACAGATCTCAGTTCGCCCAACTTCAATTTTCAGGCCAACACTGATGACGGCTCTTGTGAGGGGAAAATGACCAACTTCTCCTTTGGTGGGGTTTATCAGGAGTGCACCCAGCTGTCAGGGAGTGGGGCTGTCCAAGCCTGCCAAAACTTGCAGCAGAAGAATCCACTCACTGGTGATTTCTCCTGCCCCTCTGGCTACTCCCCAGTCCACCTGCTGACTCAGATCCACGAGGAGGGTTACAATGGCCTGGAGTGTGTACGGAAGTGCACCCTCCTCGTCTTCTGCAAGACAGTGTGTGAAGATGTATTCCGAGTGGCAAAGGCTGAATTTAAGGCTTTTTGGTGTGTGGCCAGTGACCAAGTACCAGAATACTCAGGACTACTTTTTGGGGGCCTCTTCAGCGGTAAGAGCATTAACCCTTTGACAAATGCACAGTCATGTCCAGCTGGCTACTTTCAATTAAGACTCTTTGAAAGCCTCAAGGTATGTGCCTCTCAGGACTATGAGCTGGGATATAGATTTTCGGTCCCCTTTGGTGGGTTCTTTAGCTGTGTGGTTGGGAACCCCTTGGTGGATTCTGCCATATCCAAAGACTTAGGGGCACCTGCTCTGAAAAAGTGTCCCGGGGGCTTCAGCCAACACCTGGCCTTCATCAGCGATGGGTGCCAAGTGTCTTACTGTGTCAAGTCTGGGCTCTTTACAGGAGGGGCTCTGCCCCCCGCCAGGCTCCCGCCTTATACCCGGCCACCCCTCATGAGTCAGGCTGCCACCAACACTGTCATGGTGACTAATACTGAGACTTCAAGCTCCTGGATTAAAGACCCCCAGACCAACCAGTGGAGGTTGGGAGAGCCGGTAGAGCTGCGCCGGGCCATGAAGGTCATGCACGGAAACGGTGGTCTGTCAGGGGGAGAGGCCGCTGGCGTCACATTGGGGGTCACCACCTTCCTAGCAGTTCTCATCGCCCTGGTCATCTATCACACTCGGAAGTACAAGAAGAGGGGGTACCAGGTGATCGAGGACGAGAGGCAGGGTTTGGCTCCTGGCACTGCAGAGACAGGGGACACCCCTGACCAAGAGCAGGGGCAATGTTCAGCCTAA